One Thermodesulfobacteriota bacterium genomic window carries:
- a CDS encoding acyl-CoA dehydrogenase family protein, with amino-acid sequence MNIIHYTKPQQEFRKRLRKFLAKEVTPYADQWESDGIVPKNIWKKMGQNGFLCMGVSPKYGGLGGDYRYSVIVADEMARTNQEGIAARLHSDVVIPYIETFGSEETKQKYLPGCVSGNIITAIAMTEPDAGSDLAGMCTSAVEHGNDVVISGSKIFISNGINSDLVVVAARDPEVDNPHRAISLYLVENGTPGFSRGRNLDKMGFHSQDTAELFFSNCRIPQANRLGEKGMGFLILMEKLQQERLTVATAAVPVAECILKLTMEHCKKTTVSGKPLAKKQAVQFALVEMATEVKLGRCLVDKLVMDHIEGKEINIETSMAKYWTTEMAKRVADRCMDLFGENASLEKCPIVRRWRDVRVLSIFAGTNEIMKGVAAKFMGL; translated from the coding sequence ATGAACATTATACATTATACCAAACCACAACAGGAGTTCAGAAAACGTCTTAGAAAATTTCTTGCCAAGGAAGTCACTCCCTATGCCGATCAATGGGAGTCAGACGGCATCGTCCCTAAAAATATCTGGAAAAAAATGGGTCAAAATGGATTCCTCTGCATGGGTGTTTCTCCAAAATATGGGGGCCTCGGCGGAGATTACCGATATTCGGTTATTGTTGCAGATGAAATGGCCAGAACTAACCAGGAAGGTATCGCCGCCAGGCTTCACTCCGATGTGGTGATCCCCTATATCGAAACTTTTGGATCTGAAGAAACCAAACAGAAATATCTTCCAGGCTGTGTTTCCGGTAATATTATCACCGCCATAGCCATGACCGAGCCTGATGCAGGCAGCGATTTGGCCGGCATGTGTACCAGTGCCGTTGAACACGGTAATGATGTGGTGATCTCGGGCTCAAAGATCTTTATCTCCAACGGTATCAATTCTGACCTGGTGGTTGTTGCCGCCAGAGATCCTGAGGTGGATAATCCCCATCGGGCCATTTCATTGTATCTTGTGGAAAACGGGACGCCTGGCTTCAGCAGAGGTAGGAATCTCGACAAAATGGGATTTCACAGTCAGGACACTGCAGAACTTTTTTTCTCAAACTGTCGAATTCCCCAGGCCAACCGACTCGGAGAAAAAGGCATGGGATTTCTAATACTCATGGAAAAACTCCAGCAGGAACGTCTTACGGTGGCAACCGCTGCGGTACCTGTCGCCGAGTGTATTCTAAAACTGACCATGGAGCACTGCAAAAAAACCACTGTTTCAGGTAAACCGCTTGCCAAAAAGCAGGCGGTTCAGTTTGCCCTGGTGGAAATGGCCACCGAAGTAAAACTGGGAAGATGTTTGGTAGACAAACTGGTAATGGACCATATCGAAGGCAAGGAAATAAATATCGAAACCTCCATGGCCAAATATTGGACCACTGAAATGGCCAAGCGGGTGGCAGACCGATGCATGGATCTATTCGGCGAAAACGCTTCTCTGGAAAAATGTCCCATTGTAAGGAGATGGCGGGATGTCCGTGTGCTTTCCATATTTGCCGGGACAAATGAAATAATGAAGGGCGTCGCCGCCAAGTTTATGGGATTGTAA
- a CDS encoding MaoC/PaaZ C-terminal domain-containing protein, producing MGLNLDALGAKIGPITKEYTWKDVVLYALGVGAGFSELNFCYEKDLKVIPSFSIASIFDILAQIGIKSNVTLAGVLHGEQELIFHSPIPVEGTMTTEGTITHIYDKGKDKGALVIGESDTYHSNGNKLFTSICTVFSRLDGGFGGENAPKSEVNFPHRKPDFIVDALPSKDQPLLYRLTGDIFTLHVDPEFAKMAGFEKPIMHGLCTHGFGCRALMEKLIPGKPEKARRMVCRFSKALYPGIPIQTQIWKIETGKALWKIRNKETGDVIIDNGIFEYGELPQT from the coding sequence ATGGGATTAAATCTCGATGCATTGGGCGCGAAAATAGGCCCGATTACCAAAGAATACACCTGGAAAGATGTCGTTCTTTATGCGCTGGGAGTGGGCGCCGGTTTTTCCGAACTGAATTTCTGCTATGAAAAAGATTTAAAAGTTATCCCCAGTTTTTCCATTGCATCGATTTTTGATATTCTTGCCCAAATCGGTATTAAATCGAATGTAACCCTTGCCGGTGTCCTGCACGGCGAACAGGAGTTGATTTTCCACAGCCCGATTCCGGTGGAAGGCACCATGACCACCGAAGGAACCATCACCCATATTTACGACAAGGGTAAAGACAAAGGGGCTCTGGTGATAGGAGAAAGCGACACCTATCACTCCAACGGCAACAAACTCTTCACCAGTATCTGTACCGTGTTTTCTCGCTTGGACGGTGGGTTCGGTGGAGAGAATGCGCCCAAATCAGAAGTTAATTTTCCCCACAGAAAACCTGATTTCATTGTTGATGCACTCCCGTCTAAAGACCAGCCGCTGCTTTACCGGCTCACCGGAGATATCTTCACCCTCCATGTGGACCCTGAATTTGCTAAAATGGCTGGCTTTGAAAAACCGATCATGCACGGTTTGTGCACCCACGGCTTTGGGTGCCGTGCCCTGATGGAAAAATTGATTCCCGGTAAACCGGAAAAGGCCAGACGAATGGTCTGCCGATTCTCCAAAGCATTATATCCGGGGATTCCCATCCAGACCCAGATCTGGAAAATCGAAACCGGGAAAGCCCTTTGGAAAATACGTAATAAGGAAACCGGCGACGTTATCATTGATAACGGAATCTTTGAATATGGAGAACTCCCCCAAACATAA
- a CDS encoding nitronate monooxygenase: MFETKITNMLGIKYPIIGGTMMWISNADFVAAISNAGGLGILASAIYQSKEEFSDAIDRIYELTDKPFAVNINLFPSMRPIDNNDYVDVLVEKGVKIVETSGHSAPEELCRRFKDANMVWIHKCVGIRYALKVQDMGADIVTVVGYENGGATGKLDIGTLVLVPSVKDAVRVPVIGGGGVSDGRSLLAVLALGAEAVIIGTRLLTTLECPIHEDLKQALLNATELDTTLIMRSINSTHRVWNNEAANKCAELETCGADLNELLTVIGGENTKRMFDGGELGAGIIACGQGVGLCHEILSVKNLFEDMISQAKEVYQKLPA, translated from the coding sequence ATGTTTGAAACAAAAATCACCAACATGCTGGGAATAAAATATCCTATTATCGGCGGGACAATGATGTGGATCAGTAATGCGGATTTCGTTGCCGCAATTTCAAATGCAGGCGGGCTTGGCATACTTGCATCCGCCATTTATCAATCCAAAGAAGAGTTTTCCGATGCCATAGATAGGATTTATGAATTGACTGACAAGCCTTTTGCCGTCAACATCAACCTGTTTCCTTCCATGAGACCCATCGATAATAATGATTATGTGGATGTCCTGGTGGAAAAAGGTGTAAAAATAGTGGAAACGTCCGGACATTCAGCGCCGGAAGAATTGTGCCGCAGATTCAAGGATGCGAACATGGTTTGGATTCACAAATGTGTGGGTATCCGTTACGCACTGAAAGTTCAGGATATGGGAGCAGATATCGTTACCGTGGTGGGATATGAAAACGGTGGAGCAACCGGTAAGCTGGATATCGGTACCCTGGTACTCGTCCCCTCCGTCAAGGATGCAGTTCGCGTTCCGGTGATAGGAGGTGGTGGAGTTTCCGACGGTCGCAGTCTGCTTGCCGTTCTCGCCCTGGGGGCAGAAGCGGTCATCATCGGCACACGACTGTTAACGACTTTAGAGTGCCCGATTCATGAGGACCTGAAACAGGCTCTTTTAAATGCCACCGAACTGGATACAACGCTAATTATGCGGTCCATTAACTCCACCCACAGGGTCTGGAACAATGAAGCGGCCAACAAGTGCGCAGAACTGGAAACATGCGGTGCGGATTTGAACGAACTTCTCACCGTGATCGGAGGAGAAAATACCAAACGCATGTTTGACGGCGGTGAACTGGGTGCCGGTATTATCGCCTGCGGACAAGGTGTCGGTCTGTGCCATGAAATTTTGTCCGTTAAAAATCTTTTTGAAGATATGATATCTCAGGCCAAGGAAGTATACCAGAAACTTCCTGCATAA
- the selB gene encoding selenocysteine-specific translation elongation factor, with product MKQIILGTAGHIDHGKTTLIKAITGTDTDRLKEEKLRGITIELGFASLDLPGGQHIGIVDVPGHEKFVKNMVAGATGIDIVVMVIAADEGVMPQTREHMEICTLLGVKYGFTVLTKTDLVDEEWLELAMEDVEDFIRGTFLEDTPIIPVSSKTGQGVPDFIDTLGQLSAQIPDHTSSGLFRLPVDRVFTMKGFGTVITGSLISGRIGVGETIMIYPSGITAKVRGIQVHNQSVNEAEAGMRTAINFQGLEKAAVNRGDILANPGALTAGYMVDISLNFLSSNSKPAKNRMLVRFHTGTSEVLGYLILLDKEELNPGETTVAQLRLESPVALVKDDRFVLRSYSPVRTIGGGHVLNPIPPKHKRFKPEIVAGLKGLENSDLTETISHHADESGYMGLSFSNLKLMTNSPEKQLDNAIQGLLSKKDLIQIDREKKIYLHKNHFDGLITNIKNHLNTYHQANPLKTGMPKEELKTKFPPDMNSKLFSLVINQMIKAKQIAAEEETVRLAGHQVSLGTDQTDIKKKIIDTYKKSGLTPPYFRELAKTLNVDAAQANDVLMLLVDEGMIIKTKEDLYFHTDAVNDLQKKLVDFLTLNGEITTPQFKDMTGASRKFVIPLIEYFDAKKVTLRIGDIRKLRKG from the coding sequence TTGAAACAGATCATCCTCGGAACCGCCGGTCATATAGACCATGGTAAAACCACTTTAATCAAAGCGATTACAGGCACGGATACGGACAGGCTGAAGGAAGAAAAGCTTCGAGGCATTACCATTGAACTCGGATTTGCCTCTTTGGACCTTCCCGGTGGTCAGCATATCGGCATTGTAGATGTTCCGGGTCACGAAAAATTCGTTAAAAATATGGTGGCCGGAGCCACCGGAATAGACATCGTGGTCATGGTGATTGCAGCCGACGAAGGTGTCATGCCCCAGACCAGAGAGCATATGGAGATATGCACACTCCTAGGGGTAAAATACGGTTTTACTGTTTTAACCAAGACTGATCTGGTGGATGAAGAGTGGCTGGAGCTTGCCATGGAGGATGTAGAAGATTTTATCCGGGGAACTTTTCTTGAAGATACTCCGATTATACCGGTTTCATCAAAAACCGGACAGGGTGTCCCGGATTTTATTGATACCCTTGGCCAACTGAGCGCTCAAATCCCTGATCACACTTCCTCCGGCCTGTTTCGCCTTCCCGTAGACCGGGTTTTCACCATGAAAGGTTTTGGCACGGTGATTACCGGTTCCCTTATTTCGGGACGTATCGGGGTGGGAGAGACCATCATGATCTATCCTTCAGGGATAACCGCAAAGGTTCGGGGTATTCAGGTACACAACCAAAGTGTCAATGAGGCCGAGGCAGGAATGCGCACTGCCATCAATTTCCAGGGCTTGGAAAAAGCAGCGGTCAATCGTGGTGATATCCTGGCAAATCCGGGTGCTTTAACGGCAGGTTATATGGTGGATATATCGCTGAATTTTCTTTCCAGCAACAGCAAGCCGGCAAAAAACCGCATGCTGGTCAGATTTCATACCGGCACCAGCGAAGTTCTGGGCTACCTGATTCTGCTGGATAAAGAAGAGCTGAACCCCGGTGAAACAACCGTTGCCCAGCTTCGTCTCGAATCTCCGGTAGCTCTGGTTAAAGATGACCGCTTTGTGTTGCGAAGCTATTCCCCGGTTCGCACCATTGGTGGCGGCCATGTACTAAACCCGATTCCACCCAAACACAAACGTTTTAAACCGGAAATTGTAGCCGGGTTAAAGGGGCTGGAAAACAGCGATCTTACAGAAACCATCTCTCACCATGCCGATGAATCCGGTTATATGGGACTTTCCTTCTCCAACCTCAAACTGATGACCAACTCTCCTGAAAAGCAACTGGATAACGCCATACAGGGACTTTTGTCCAAAAAGGACCTTATTCAGATTGACAGGGAGAAAAAGATTTACCTTCATAAAAACCATTTTGACGGATTAATAACAAACATAAAAAACCACTTAAACACTTACCACCAGGCCAATCCACTGAAAACGGGAATGCCCAAAGAAGAACTTAAGACCAAATTCCCGCCGGATATGAATTCAAAACTTTTCAGCCTGGTGATTAACCAGATGATTAAAGCCAAACAGATTGCCGCAGAAGAAGAAACGGTTCGCCTGGCTGGCCATCAGGTTTCTTTGGGCACTGACCAGACGGATATCAAAAAGAAAATTATCGACACCTACAAAAAAAGCGGGCTCACACCGCCATACTTCAGAGAACTTGCCAAAACCCTTAATGTGGATGCCGCACAGGCAAATGATGTGCTCATGCTTCTGGTGGATGAGGGTATGATAATAAAAACCAAAGAAGATCTTTACTTCCATACCGATGCTGTAAATGACCTGCAAAAAAAATTGGTCGATTTTCTCACTTTAAACGGAGAAATTACCACCCCGCAGTTCAAGGACATGACCGGTGCCTCGCGCAAATTCGTAATCCCGCTGATCGAATATTTTGATGCTAAAAAAGTCACCCTAAGGATCGGGGATATCAGAAAGCTGAGAAAAGGATAA
- a CDS encoding type IV toxin-antitoxin system AbiEi family antitoxin, translated as MKKAADVFQKTTNLEVEFQGYQYKDTDYPDAIMKITQNNVENYFEVEVKLILTKGKIGLIAQQFMNFEGKGLLVTRYVTPQNADLLKDMDIPFIDTAGNAYINCPPLYVFIKGNKLKEDPQTKQIQRAFRPAGLQVLFVLLCNPGIEKEPLRKIARAANVALGTVNRVIKELEKMGYLIDMGRRGRRLVRKDNLLKRWITNYPEQLRPKQIKARLKAPKHDWWKDIDIQDFGALWGGETAAAILTKYLKPELATIYTLNTIGKLVLKNKLKRHPAGNVEILNIFWNFEHGRINKGLVHPILIYADLMATGDNRNIEVAGVIYDTAIVKYIKED; from the coding sequence TTGAAAAAAGCAGCAGATGTTTTCCAAAAAACGACTAATCTGGAAGTAGAATTTCAGGGCTATCAATACAAGGATACGGACTATCCAGATGCAATAATGAAAATTACCCAGAACAATGTTGAGAATTATTTTGAAGTAGAAGTGAAATTAATATTGACCAAAGGGAAAATCGGTTTAATTGCTCAACAGTTTATGAATTTTGAAGGGAAGGGCCTTCTTGTTACTCGTTATGTGACGCCACAAAATGCGGATCTGTTGAAAGATATGGATATACCGTTTATTGATACAGCTGGTAATGCTTACATCAATTGTCCCCCGTTATATGTTTTTATTAAGGGAAATAAATTAAAGGAGGATCCGCAAACGAAGCAAATACAAAGAGCATTTAGGCCGGCTGGTTTACAGGTGCTATTTGTTCTTTTATGTAATCCTGGGATAGAGAAGGAGCCTTTACGGAAAATCGCCAGAGCTGCTAATGTCGCTTTAGGAACCGTTAATAGGGTGATTAAAGAATTGGAAAAAATGGGTTATCTCATAGATATGGGCAGACGTGGCCGAAGGCTGGTTAGAAAAGATAATTTATTAAAACGTTGGATAACTAACTATCCTGAACAGTTGAGACCAAAGCAAATAAAAGCTCGGTTAAAAGCGCCTAAACACGATTGGTGGAAGGATATTGATATTCAAGATTTTGGTGCTTTATGGGGAGGCGAGACCGCTGCCGCGATATTGACAAAATATTTAAAGCCAGAGCTGGCAACAATTTACACATTGAACACTATAGGAAAATTAGTCCTAAAGAATAAGCTAAAGAGACATCCAGCTGGAAATGTTGAAATTTTAAATATTTTTTGGAATTTCGAGCATGGTAGAATTAACAAGGGTTTAGTGCATCCAATTCTGATTTATGCTGATTTGATGGCAACGGGAGATAACCGAAATATTGAAGTAGCTGGTGTTATTTATGACACAGCAATCGTTAAATATATCAAGGAAGATTAG
- a CDS encoding nucleotidyl transferase AbiEii/AbiGii toxin family protein — protein sequence MTQQSLNISRKISRHILEVLEALSNIAVSLEISFFVCGALARDIILYNVFEIEIKRATEDVDFGVMVESWDEFGQLTKKMNQSEDYRKDKDPQRFYYKDDFPIDIVPFGKISKPDDIISWPDCDGVEMNTLGFDEAYGDSVTILLRQEPELIIKIASLRGLAAMKLISWKDRYPERSKDAKDFEYIARNYIDAGNLERVYSGEDSDILEIEDADYELMSARLMGRDVSVILNPESKDYILKILETETGEQKSYKFIEDMRQGNYINRDDFDERFKLLEAFKQGFVERL from the coding sequence ATGACACAGCAATCGTTAAATATATCAAGGAAGATTAGCCGCCATATTTTAGAGGTTCTCGAAGCCCTATCAAATATTGCTGTTTCTCTTGAAATTTCATTTTTTGTGTGCGGAGCCTTAGCTCGGGATATTATTTTATATAATGTGTTTGAAATAGAAATTAAGAGGGCAACTGAAGATGTTGATTTTGGTGTAATGGTTGAAAGTTGGGATGAATTTGGACAGTTAACTAAAAAAATGAACCAATCAGAAGATTATAGAAAAGATAAAGATCCGCAGAGGTTTTACTATAAAGATGATTTCCCCATCGACATAGTGCCGTTTGGTAAAATTTCAAAACCTGATGATATTATTTCATGGCCAGATTGCGATGGTGTGGAGATGAATACGCTCGGTTTTGACGAGGCATATGGAGATTCAGTGACGATTTTGCTGAGGCAGGAGCCTGAATTAATAATAAAGATTGCATCTTTAAGGGGTTTGGCAGCCATGAAATTGATTTCATGGAAAGATCGATACCCTGAACGTAGTAAAGATGCTAAGGATTTTGAATACATTGCACGTAATTATATTGATGCCGGTAACCTTGAAAGAGTATACAGCGGTGAGGATTCGGATATATTAGAGATCGAAGATGCAGACTATGAATTGATGAGTGCCAGACTTATGGGTAGAGATGTCTCGGTAATATTAAATCCGGAATCAAAAGATTACATACTTAAAATATTAGAAACCGAAACGGGAGAACAGAAATCATATAAATTTATTGAGGATATGAGGCAGGGTAATTATATTAACAGAGATGATTTCGATGAAAGGTTTAAACTGCTCGAAGCATTTAAGCAAGGTTTTGTCGAACGGCTTTAA
- a CDS encoding integrase core domain-containing protein produces MPDYLQFDNELSFRGSNRHPRSPGLVIKLCLYFGIQPVFIPIGEPWRNGVIEKFNDTYNKKFFRQQWFSSYSGLKRQSKNFQRFHNKHHRYSYLKGKTPLEMIQSNGFEPFRLGANTKLPKLDTVPDGNIILIRFIRSNRILDIFGEKFEVSKSLVYSYVKAVIITEIHRLQLYLNEELVDSFDYQLTTGNGI; encoded by the coding sequence TTGCCGGATTATTTGCAGTTCGATAATGAACTCAGCTTTCGAGGTAGCAACAGGCATCCCAGATCACCCGGTTTGGTAATCAAGCTTTGTCTTTACTTTGGCATCCAACCAGTCTTTATTCCGATTGGAGAGCCCTGGCGAAACGGCGTTATTGAAAAATTCAATGACACCTACAACAAAAAATTTTTCCGGCAACAATGGTTTTCAAGCTATTCAGGGCTAAAGCGGCAAAGCAAAAATTTTCAACGGTTTCACAATAAACATCATCGATACAGCTACTTAAAGGGTAAAACGCCATTGGAAATGATACAAAGTAACGGATTTGAACCGTTTCGGTTAGGAGCGAATACGAAGCTTCCCAAGCTTGATACTGTTCCCGATGGCAATATCATTCTGATTCGATTTATTAGAAGTAACCGTATACTCGACATATTCGGAGAAAAATTTGAAGTTTCAAAGAGCCTTGTATATTCTTACGTCAAGGCAGTAATTATAACAGAGATACACAGATTACAGCTGTACCTTAACGAAGAACTGGTCGATTCATTTGATTACCAGTTGACCACTGGTAATGGTATTTAA
- the tnpA gene encoding IS200/IS605 family transposase — protein MKQFKRLAHAVWQCKYHVVWCPKYRYRILGGKIGLTVRDIIRQLCEWKRTNILEGNIQIDHIHLVLEIPPKYSVSEAIGFLKGKSAIKIFDFHLELKRRYWGRHFWSKGYCVSTVGLDEDQIRKYVRHQLHKDQQAEQIKLWKD, from the coding sequence ATGAAGCAATTCAAGAGATTAGCACATGCCGTATGGCAATGCAAATACCATGTGGTATGGTGTCCAAAATATCGGTATCGGATACTTGGCGGCAAAATCGGACTCACCGTAAGAGATATCATTCGGCAACTATGCGAATGGAAGAGAACAAATATACTGGAAGGTAATATCCAGATCGACCATATCCATTTGGTTCTGGAGATTCCGCCGAAATATTCGGTATCCGAAGCGATAGGTTTTTTAAAAGGTAAAAGTGCCATAAAGATATTCGATTTTCATCTTGAGCTAAAACGGCGCTATTGGGGCAGGCATTTTTGGTCAAAAGGATATTGTGTCAGCACCGTTGGCCTCGATGAGGACCAGATTCGAAAATATGTACGTCACCAGCTCCATAAGGATCAACAAGCAGAGCAAATTAAATTATGGAAAGATTAA
- a CDS encoding flavin reductase family protein, translating to MKEEYIKILGKMTYGIYVLTSAADQVINGMIASWVSQVSYDPLLLMVAVHPNRYSHDLIKKNGCFALNVISKSQKEYLQRFKGPDPKLKFSSVDWKKGVTGVPVLTECIGYMECRIKETYSPGNHTLFVGEVVAAKFLSDETPLSTSDYEGVYLGKS from the coding sequence ATGAAAGAAGAATATATCAAGATATTGGGGAAAATGACATATGGAATCTATGTGTTAACCAGCGCTGCAGATCAGGTGATCAACGGAATGATCGCTTCCTGGGTGTCTCAGGTTTCATATGACCCGTTATTATTGATGGTGGCGGTTCATCCGAATCGCTATTCTCACGATTTGATTAAAAAAAATGGCTGTTTTGCCCTCAACGTCATATCAAAAAGTCAGAAAGAATACCTCCAGCGTTTCAAAGGGCCTGATCCAAAATTAAAATTTTCTTCTGTCGATTGGAAAAAAGGAGTTACCGGAGTTCCGGTTTTAACGGAATGTATCGGGTATATGGAATGCAGGATCAAAGAAACATATTCACCGGGGAATCATACACTTTTCGTGGGAGAAGTGGTGGCAGCAAAATTTTTATCGGATGAAACGCCGTTAAGCACATCTGATTATGAAGGGGTATATTTAGGTAAAAGTTAG
- a CDS encoding type II toxin-antitoxin system VapB family antitoxin — translation MALSIRNAKAEKLARELAAENGENITQAITRALEERLQRLRGRSRAIDLTEEILRISKRCSEIPDKDLRSPDEILGYGSTGVSE, via the coding sequence ATGGCTCTAAGTATCAGAAATGCTAAAGCCGAAAAGCTGGCGCGGGAACTGGCGGCCGAAAACGGAGAAAACATAACTCAGGCGATAACGCGTGCCCTGGAAGAAAGATTGCAGCGACTCCGTGGGCGCTCCAGGGCCATCGACCTGACTGAAGAGATATTAAGGATTTCCAAGCGTTGCAGTGAAATCCCCGATAAAGATCTGCGATCCCCTGACGAAATATTGGGCTATGGTTCAACAGGAGTTTCAGAGTAA
- a CDS encoding type II toxin-antitoxin system VapC family toxin: MVIDTSALIAILFGEPEAPLFARAIADGSQKLISAFNVLETGIVVEARKGEPGGRELDLLMHRAQIENVAMNADQAEIARAAWRKFGKGNHPAGLNIGDCCAYALTKYSGEALLFKGNDFSQTDVRAAITF; the protein is encoded by the coding sequence ATGGTTATCGACACCTCTGCCTTGATCGCCATTCTATTTGGTGAGCCGGAGGCACCATTATTTGCCAGGGCAATTGCTGATGGATCCCAAAAATTGATCAGTGCTTTTAATGTGCTGGAGACCGGGATCGTCGTTGAAGCCAGAAAAGGAGAACCCGGCGGCCGGGAGCTTGATCTACTTATGCACCGCGCTCAGATTGAAAACGTTGCCATGAATGCAGATCAGGCTGAAATCGCAAGGGCGGCCTGGAGGAAATTCGGGAAAGGGAATCATCCAGCAGGATTGAACATCGGAGACTGCTGTGCCTATGCTCTGACCAAATATTCAGGAGAAGCGCTGCTTTTCAAAGGAAATGATTTCAGCCAAACAGACGTTCGTGCTGCGATAACGTTTTAA
- a CDS encoding AEC family transporter has translation MMILNSLFPVFALIILGTLLKYYHLAGDVFFKASDRLVYYIFFPAMLFWKIGGASTVDAGVDLKYCLAAVCSVLSVYILSSTFIKVFDVEDFKAGSFSQSFYRFNTYIGMAVVLNALGENGVTLFGILIGFVIPVINILAVSTLIWFSGKRYGFRERMGVTAKELVLNPLIIACVAGMIYSRLSTGFPVFIDNALRLAAMVTLPLALMSIGGSLTFKSLKHHFSLSLAAAGFKLLLLPAIGFFFLKLFFVTGTAFQVVMIFFALPTSSAIYVLSSQLNSDTQYASSAIVLSTCLSFLSLSAVLAIFG, from the coding sequence ATGATGATTTTAAACAGTCTGTTTCCGGTGTTCGCCCTGATTATACTCGGCACCCTGCTTAAATATTATCATCTGGCAGGGGATGTCTTTTTCAAAGCGTCGGATCGACTGGTGTATTACATCTTTTTCCCTGCCATGCTGTTTTGGAAAATAGGGGGCGCTTCAACGGTTGATGCAGGTGTTGACCTGAAATACTGCCTGGCAGCAGTCTGTAGTGTTTTGTCGGTCTATATTTTGAGCAGTACCTTTATTAAGGTGTTTGATGTTGAGGATTTTAAGGCGGGTTCTTTTTCCCAGAGCTTTTACCGATTCAACACCTATATAGGTATGGCCGTTGTGTTGAATGCCCTGGGTGAGAACGGGGTGACCCTTTTTGGGATTTTAATCGGATTTGTGATACCGGTGATTAATATTCTGGCGGTGTCTACCCTGATCTGGTTTTCGGGGAAACGGTATGGCTTCCGTGAGCGTATGGGAGTGACCGCAAAAGAGCTGGTGTTAAATCCTTTGATTATCGCATGTGTCGCCGGCATGATCTATTCCAGGTTATCGACCGGTTTTCCTGTTTTTATCGACAATGCTCTCCGGCTGGCTGCCATGGTTACCCTTCCCCTTGCTTTAATGTCCATAGGTGGAAGCCTGACCTTTAAATCACTCAAACACCATTTCAGCCTGTCTCTGGCAGCGGCTGGTTTTAAGCTCCTGTTGCTTCCGGCCATCGGCTTTTTTTTTCTGAAACTTTTTTTTGTTACAGGAACCGCTTTTCAGGTGGTGATGATATTTTTTGCCCTTCCCACCTCAAGTGCCATCTATGTGCTGTCTTCACAGTTAAACAGTGATACCCAATATGCCTCATCAGCCATTGTCCTGTCCACGTGCTTGTCCTTTTTATCCCTTTCTGCCGTGCTGGCGATTTTCGGCTAA